The following proteins come from a genomic window of Bradysia coprophila strain Holo2 unplaced genomic scaffold, BU_Bcop_v1 contig_138, whole genome shotgun sequence:
- the LOC119073444 gene encoding uncharacterized protein LOC119073444 isoform X2 has protein sequence MILYRRNRKITMNLLYGLFTFMMLHQLCASDEPISISQISPKSNTANANLEQPNIQTSSNIKLPQTIESSQLLQQDIAADKHNADIIQSESDSDHNHIRIERSASPILHDIPSKSSYEQQNKQFDQMESNDVESSGRYYNLIEPTSTVKDGVEMGDMTRSERTGKDLTLDSFLAKGGPRSITSGSPISPTSVTLTSPTAVLTNHPRQSQNPDIQDIITGIVKLLNGNVNVHANTQPAQASRRPYTTRINNRGPPRISEAQPVPNEYEQQPPTVTLRPPPYPFDRPENRPFMNGVPLPEQIVPSMQQNYRPGFISQNRPPWQRPRPRPPITGNRRPIPPYKPIPTIPEYHPEDEYQLTTIEIDTNSSLYSNTTEPITGYEVEEQNSDDEEEITDTDIRMSSPPIILPTTTIDDLIENSESPEREAISPVSSIPEIIPTMTTIIQSTSEVNVAPYMSSTSSPLSSHTFTQTLQSSFKESSLSTVQSSTVTPTLKPAVKTELANEALTQAPILVSSSSSSPLAKPIVTSDSSFPYHPRPGLVLDDPEFKPGGHRQRPQIQSTRPITPPGYGEIFDVTLSAIQGPSGSGSQQTIKIKPYGHTGNGNGDIIVSPSGDDGFVSIDGKRTYINLFGESTDVPHASSSQSTPTPTSSQIIKATQTLPPGVTGTGYAIAETELPVKTNQKPGIQNRPLYRPRPPQQPPVRIDTCIVGDDSTCDAAQNERCKTEIGVSSCHCRPGYARRKHREPCRRVVSLLMSLRVDKYYERRIVWDKLLADTNSEAYAQLSYESVRAIDSAMSMTPFSDEFMVAKVNRIYNGDATQGAAGVFVNLTLELEENGDTLRPNLKSDIQKHLLGVIHRRNNNIGNSVLYVDSPPGSVSNLQDLDECSSPELNDCHAQSTCTNIWGSFRCACNSGLRDPWSDQPQRAGRECHACADSYCNDRGTCSYENGNQKCTCAGSYYGAQCEIDGEVLGVAVGASVTAVIIIVLTLVCLVMWSRRWQREQKNSMGSPVFGYMTGAQVKQAGLGQPAYQVTLEDRMRWAQIADVMAQTNHYAAEPVGSTRPSSAMFGYPNLHGMNTMNNMGTLGNISMAGTLPMHATLPPVPLPRYGLSLHSRSNGMRALENSSSSEEEDRADLLGRNFQVPRPKSRSNASVTSGIYYDVDYEPSGDLYGGTQTTTASNNPIPIPGPQGIPMSTYTSGRAPSAYYMNK, from the exons ATGATATTGTACAGACGGAACCGGAAAATTACAATGAATCTACTTTATGGATTATTTACATTCATGATGCTGCATCAATTGTGCG CATCCGACGAGCCAATATCTATATCACAAATCTCACCAAAGTCAAACACAGCCAATGCAAATTTAGAACAGCCAAACATTCAGACATcatcaaatataaaattaccACAAACCATTGAATCATCGCAATTACTACAACAAGACATCGCAGCTGACAAACACAACGCGGATATAATTCAAAGTGAAAGCGACAGTGATCATAATCACATACGAATCGAACGATCTGCGTCACCCATATTACATGATATTCCATCCAAGTCATCATACGAACAACAGAATAAACAATTTGATCAAATGGAGTCGAATGACGTCGAATCGTCGGGTAGATattacaatttaattgaacCGACGAGCACGGTTAAAGATGGAGTTGAAATGGGCGACATGACACGGAGTGAGCGAACCGGAAAGGATTTGACATTGGACTCTTTTTTAGCGAAAGGGGGTCCTCGATCGATTACATCGGGGTCCCCAATCAGTCCAACGAGTGTTACGCTGACGTCCCCGACTGCCGTCTTAACTAATCATCCCAGACAAAGTCAAAATCCCGACATACAGGACATTATTACTGGAATAGTAAAGTTGTtgaatggaaatgtaaatgttcATGCAAATACTCAGCCAGCTCAAGCATCTCGACGACCATACACAACACGTATAAATAATAGGGGACCGCCGAGAATATCTGAAGCTCAACCCGTACCGAATGAATACGAACAACAGCCACCAACCGTTACGTTGAGACCACCACCTTATCCGTTTGATCGTCCGGAAAATCGACCTTTTATGAATGGAGTTCCATTGCCTGAACAGATTGTTCCATCAATGCAACAAAACTATCGTCCAGGGTTCATTTCTCAAAATAGACCTCCATGGCAAAGACCAAGACCTCGTCCACCAATCACCGGTAACCGGAGACCAATACCACCGTACAAGCCGATACCAACAATACCAGAATATCATCCAGAGGATGAGTATCAATTGACTACAATAGAAATAGATACGAATTCATCTTTGTATTCGAACACAACAGAGCCAATTACTGGCTATGAAGTAGAAGAACAAAATTCAGACGACGAAGAAGAAATAACGGATACAGATATCAGAATGTCATCTCCACCAATAATTTTACCCACCACAACCATAGACGATCTTATTGAAAATAGTGAGTCGCCCGAGAGAGAAGCGATTTCACCAGTGTCTTCCATTCCTGAAATCATTCCAACGATGACGACCATAATTCAATCGACTTCGGAAGTGAATGTCGCCCCATATATGTCGTCTACGTCGTCACCTTTGTCATCGCACACATTCACCCAGACATTGCAGTCGTCGTTCAAAGAATCCAGCTTGAGTACGGTACAAAGTAGTACAGTCACTCCAACTCTTAAACCAGCTGTAAAGACAGAGTTAGCTAATGAAGCTCTAACTCAAGCCCCAATACTagtatcatcatcatcatcatctccCCTTGCTAAGCCAATTGTGACTTCAGACTCCAGTTTTCCATATCATCCTAGACCTGGCTTGGTATTAGATGATCCTGAATTTAAGCCTGGTGGTCATCGCCAACGACCACAAATTCAGTCAACCCGACCGATAACACCGCCTGGCTATGGAGAAATATTTGATGTTACGTTGTCGGCTATTCAAGGTCCATCTGGAAGTGGTTCTCAACAAACGATAAAAATCAAACCGTACGGCCATACTGGCAACGGAAACGGTGATATTATTGTGTCGCCATCTGGAGATGATGGTTTCGTTTCCATTGATGGTAAGAGGACGTACATCAATTTATTCGGCGAATCGACTGATGTACCACATGCAAGTAGTTCACAATCAACACCGACACCAACATCTTCGCAAATTATAAAGGCAACACAAACT CTTCCTCCTGGAGTAACTGGTACTGGATACGCTATCGCCGAAACAGAATTGCCGGTGAAAACTAATCAAAAGCCAGGCATTCAAAACCGGCCACTTTATCGACCAAGGCCACCTCAACAGCCTCCCGTTAGAATCGATACTTGCATAGTTGGTGACGATTCAACGTGTGATGCTGCACAAAATGAGAGATGTAAAACCGAGATAGGTGTGTCTAGTTGTCACTGCAGACCGG GCTATGCAAGACGCAAACATCGTGAACCATGTAGACGTGTAGTGTCGCTGTTGATGTCATTAAGAGTGGACAAATATTACGAACGACGAATTGTTTGGGATAAACTATTAGCAGATACTAACAGCGAAGCATACGCACAGCTAAGCTATGAATCAGTCAGAGCG ATCGATTCGGCCATGTCAATGACTCCGTTTTCGGACGAGTTTATGGTGGCAAAAGTTAATAGAATTTACAATGGTGATGCTACACAAGGTGCTGCAGGTGTGTTCGTCAATTTGACTCTGGAGTTGGAAGAAAATGGCGACACCCTGAGACCAAATTTAAAATCGGATATCCAGAAACATCTTCTCGGCGTGATTCATCGACGAAATAACAATATTGGCAATTCTGTGTTGTACGTTGACTCTCCTCCTGGATCCGTTTCAAATTTACAAG ATCTGGATGAATGCTCTTCACCGGAATTGAATGATTGTCATGCACAGTCTACCTGTACCAATATATGGGGAAGTTTTCGCTGTGCATGCAATTCTGGCTTAAGAGATCCATGGTCTGATCAACCGCAACGTGCTGGAAGGGAATGTCATGCATGCGCTGACAGTTATTGCAACGATCGAGGTACTTGTAGCTATGAGAATGGAAATCAGAAATGTACCTGTGCTGGAAGCTATTACGGCGCACAGTGCGAAATTGATGGTGAAGTTTTGGGTGTTGCTGTTGGTGCTTCAGTTACTGCGGTTATCATAATCGTACTGACTTTGGTGTGTTTGGTAATGTGGAGTCGGCGTTGGCAACGCGAGCAAAAGAATTCCATGGGAAGTCCTGTATTCGGATACATGACTGGAGCTCAAGTAAAACAAGCCGGTTTGGGACAGCCGGCATATCAAGTGACGCTAGAAGATCGAATGAGATGGGCCCAAATCGCTGATGTTATGGCTCAAACCAACCATTACGCT GCTGAGCCAGTCGGTTCCACAAGACCATCGTCGGCAATGTTTGGATATCCAAATTTACATGGAATGAATACAATGAACAATATGGGTACTTTAG gTAACATCTCAATGGCCGGAACATTGCCAATGCATGCAACGTTGCCACCAGTTCCGCTTCCACGCTATGG ACTAAGCCTTCACAGTCGATCCAATGGCATGCGAGCATTGGAAAATTCCAGTTCCAGCGAAGAGGAAGATCGAGCCGATTTACTCGGACGAAATTTCCAAGTACCCAGACCGAAAAGTCGTAGCAACGCTAGTGTGACG TCTGGAATATATTACGATGTTGACTACGAACCGTCTGGTGATCTATACGGTGGCACTCAGACCACAACAGCCAGTAACAATCCGATACCCATTCCAGGGCCTCAGGGCATACCAATGAGTACATACACATCAGGCCGTGCACCATCGGCGTACTATATGAATAAGTAG
- the LOC119073444 gene encoding uncharacterized protein LOC119073444 isoform X1 — MILYRRNRKITMNLLYGLFTFMMLHQLCASDEPISISQISPKSNTANANLEQPNIQTSSNIKLPQTIESSQLLQQDIAADKHNADIIQSESDSDHNHIRIERSASPILHDIPSKSSYEQQNKQFDQMESNDVESSGRYYNLIEPTSTVKDGVEMGDMTRSERTGKDLTLDSFLAKGGPRSITSGSPISPTSVTLTSPTAVLTNHPRQSQNPDIQDIITGIVKLLNGNVNVHANTQPAQASRRPYTTRINNRGPPRISEAQPVPNEYEQQPPTVTLRPPPYPFDRPENRPFMNGVPLPEQIVPSMQQNYRPGFISQNRPPWQRPRPRPPITGNRRPIPPYKPIPTIPEYHPEDEYQLTTIEIDTNSSLYSNTTEPITGYEVEEQNSDDEEEITDTDIRMSSPPIILPTTTIDDLIENSESPEREAISPVSSIPEIIPTMTTIIQSTSEVNVAPYMSSTSSPLSSHTFTQTLQSSFKESSLSTVQSSTVTPTLKPAVKTELANEALTQAPILVSSSSSSPLAKPIVTSDSSFPYHPRPGLVLDDPEFKPGGHRQRPQIQSTRPITPPGYGEIFDVTLSAIQGPSGSGSQQTIKIKPYGHTGNGNGDIIVSPSGDDGFVSIDGKRTYINLFGESTDVPHASSSQSTPTPTSSQIIKATQTLPPGVTGTGYAIAETELPVKTNQKPGIQNRPLYRPRPPQQPPVRIDTCIVGDDSTCDAAQNERCKTEIGVSSCHCRPGYARRKHREPCRRVVSLLMSLRVDKYYERRIVWDKLLADTNSEAYAQLSYESVRAIDSAMSMTPFSDEFMVAKVNRIYNGDATQGAAGVFVNLTLELEENGDTLRPNLKSDIQKHLLGVIHRRNNNIGNSVLYVDSPPGSVSNLQDLDECSSPELNDCHAQSTCTNIWGSFRCACNSGLRDPWSDQPQRAGRECHACADSYCNDRGTCSYENGNQKCTCAGSYYGAQCEIDGEVLGVAVGASVTAVIIIVLTLVCLVMWSRRWQREQKNSMGSPVFGYMTGAQVKQAGLGQPAYQVTLEDRMRWAQIADVMAQTNHYAAEPVGSTRPSSAMFGYPNLHGMNTMNNMGTLGNISMAGTLPMHATLPPVPLPRYGLSLHSRSNGMRALENSSSSEEEDRADLLGRNFQVPRPKSRSNASVTKQSGIYYDVDYEPSGDLYGGTQTTTASNNPIPIPGPQGIPMSTYTSGRAPSAYYMNK, encoded by the exons ATGATATTGTACAGACGGAACCGGAAAATTACAATGAATCTACTTTATGGATTATTTACATTCATGATGCTGCATCAATTGTGCG CATCCGACGAGCCAATATCTATATCACAAATCTCACCAAAGTCAAACACAGCCAATGCAAATTTAGAACAGCCAAACATTCAGACATcatcaaatataaaattaccACAAACCATTGAATCATCGCAATTACTACAACAAGACATCGCAGCTGACAAACACAACGCGGATATAATTCAAAGTGAAAGCGACAGTGATCATAATCACATACGAATCGAACGATCTGCGTCACCCATATTACATGATATTCCATCCAAGTCATCATACGAACAACAGAATAAACAATTTGATCAAATGGAGTCGAATGACGTCGAATCGTCGGGTAGATattacaatttaattgaacCGACGAGCACGGTTAAAGATGGAGTTGAAATGGGCGACATGACACGGAGTGAGCGAACCGGAAAGGATTTGACATTGGACTCTTTTTTAGCGAAAGGGGGTCCTCGATCGATTACATCGGGGTCCCCAATCAGTCCAACGAGTGTTACGCTGACGTCCCCGACTGCCGTCTTAACTAATCATCCCAGACAAAGTCAAAATCCCGACATACAGGACATTATTACTGGAATAGTAAAGTTGTtgaatggaaatgtaaatgttcATGCAAATACTCAGCCAGCTCAAGCATCTCGACGACCATACACAACACGTATAAATAATAGGGGACCGCCGAGAATATCTGAAGCTCAACCCGTACCGAATGAATACGAACAACAGCCACCAACCGTTACGTTGAGACCACCACCTTATCCGTTTGATCGTCCGGAAAATCGACCTTTTATGAATGGAGTTCCATTGCCTGAACAGATTGTTCCATCAATGCAACAAAACTATCGTCCAGGGTTCATTTCTCAAAATAGACCTCCATGGCAAAGACCAAGACCTCGTCCACCAATCACCGGTAACCGGAGACCAATACCACCGTACAAGCCGATACCAACAATACCAGAATATCATCCAGAGGATGAGTATCAATTGACTACAATAGAAATAGATACGAATTCATCTTTGTATTCGAACACAACAGAGCCAATTACTGGCTATGAAGTAGAAGAACAAAATTCAGACGACGAAGAAGAAATAACGGATACAGATATCAGAATGTCATCTCCACCAATAATTTTACCCACCACAACCATAGACGATCTTATTGAAAATAGTGAGTCGCCCGAGAGAGAAGCGATTTCACCAGTGTCTTCCATTCCTGAAATCATTCCAACGATGACGACCATAATTCAATCGACTTCGGAAGTGAATGTCGCCCCATATATGTCGTCTACGTCGTCACCTTTGTCATCGCACACATTCACCCAGACATTGCAGTCGTCGTTCAAAGAATCCAGCTTGAGTACGGTACAAAGTAGTACAGTCACTCCAACTCTTAAACCAGCTGTAAAGACAGAGTTAGCTAATGAAGCTCTAACTCAAGCCCCAATACTagtatcatcatcatcatcatctccCCTTGCTAAGCCAATTGTGACTTCAGACTCCAGTTTTCCATATCATCCTAGACCTGGCTTGGTATTAGATGATCCTGAATTTAAGCCTGGTGGTCATCGCCAACGACCACAAATTCAGTCAACCCGACCGATAACACCGCCTGGCTATGGAGAAATATTTGATGTTACGTTGTCGGCTATTCAAGGTCCATCTGGAAGTGGTTCTCAACAAACGATAAAAATCAAACCGTACGGCCATACTGGCAACGGAAACGGTGATATTATTGTGTCGCCATCTGGAGATGATGGTTTCGTTTCCATTGATGGTAAGAGGACGTACATCAATTTATTCGGCGAATCGACTGATGTACCACATGCAAGTAGTTCACAATCAACACCGACACCAACATCTTCGCAAATTATAAAGGCAACACAAACT CTTCCTCCTGGAGTAACTGGTACTGGATACGCTATCGCCGAAACAGAATTGCCGGTGAAAACTAATCAAAAGCCAGGCATTCAAAACCGGCCACTTTATCGACCAAGGCCACCTCAACAGCCTCCCGTTAGAATCGATACTTGCATAGTTGGTGACGATTCAACGTGTGATGCTGCACAAAATGAGAGATGTAAAACCGAGATAGGTGTGTCTAGTTGTCACTGCAGACCGG GCTATGCAAGACGCAAACATCGTGAACCATGTAGACGTGTAGTGTCGCTGTTGATGTCATTAAGAGTGGACAAATATTACGAACGACGAATTGTTTGGGATAAACTATTAGCAGATACTAACAGCGAAGCATACGCACAGCTAAGCTATGAATCAGTCAGAGCG ATCGATTCGGCCATGTCAATGACTCCGTTTTCGGACGAGTTTATGGTGGCAAAAGTTAATAGAATTTACAATGGTGATGCTACACAAGGTGCTGCAGGTGTGTTCGTCAATTTGACTCTGGAGTTGGAAGAAAATGGCGACACCCTGAGACCAAATTTAAAATCGGATATCCAGAAACATCTTCTCGGCGTGATTCATCGACGAAATAACAATATTGGCAATTCTGTGTTGTACGTTGACTCTCCTCCTGGATCCGTTTCAAATTTACAAG ATCTGGATGAATGCTCTTCACCGGAATTGAATGATTGTCATGCACAGTCTACCTGTACCAATATATGGGGAAGTTTTCGCTGTGCATGCAATTCTGGCTTAAGAGATCCATGGTCTGATCAACCGCAACGTGCTGGAAGGGAATGTCATGCATGCGCTGACAGTTATTGCAACGATCGAGGTACTTGTAGCTATGAGAATGGAAATCAGAAATGTACCTGTGCTGGAAGCTATTACGGCGCACAGTGCGAAATTGATGGTGAAGTTTTGGGTGTTGCTGTTGGTGCTTCAGTTACTGCGGTTATCATAATCGTACTGACTTTGGTGTGTTTGGTAATGTGGAGTCGGCGTTGGCAACGCGAGCAAAAGAATTCCATGGGAAGTCCTGTATTCGGATACATGACTGGAGCTCAAGTAAAACAAGCCGGTTTGGGACAGCCGGCATATCAAGTGACGCTAGAAGATCGAATGAGATGGGCCCAAATCGCTGATGTTATGGCTCAAACCAACCATTACGCT GCTGAGCCAGTCGGTTCCACAAGACCATCGTCGGCAATGTTTGGATATCCAAATTTACATGGAATGAATACAATGAACAATATGGGTACTTTAG gTAACATCTCAATGGCCGGAACATTGCCAATGCATGCAACGTTGCCACCAGTTCCGCTTCCACGCTATGG ACTAAGCCTTCACAGTCGATCCAATGGCATGCGAGCATTGGAAAATTCCAGTTCCAGCGAAGAGGAAGATCGAGCCGATTTACTCGGACGAAATTTCCAAGTACCCAGACCGAAAAGTCGTAGCAACGCTAGTGTGACG AAACAGTCTGGAATATATTACGATGTTGACTACGAACCGTCTGGTGATCTATACGGTGGCACTCAGACCACAACAGCCAGTAACAATCCGATACCCATTCCAGGGCCTCAGGGCATACCAATGAGTACATACACATCAGGCCGTGCACCATCGGCGTACTATATGAATAAGTAG
- the LOC119073442 gene encoding xanthine dehydrogenase-like, translated as MSVIFVINGTLYEVNSSTVPIDTSLNTFIRTKAELSGTKFMCLEGGCGACVVSVTGIHPVTKEEKTWAVNSCLFPVFACHGMSITTVEGIGNRKDGYHLIQQRLAYLNGTQCGYCTPGMVMNMYSLLESKNGKVSMEEVENSFGGNICRCTGYRPILDAFKTFCYDADKKLMDACVDIEDLKICSKTGSPCAGLCHKTSSEKLLNISFNDERQWYKVASIDQVFSIFEKLTNEPYMLVAGNTAHGVYRRNENIQVFIELNGVEALRSHSIGNDNVTLGANMSLTETMEVLKKASCRSGFHYLKYFVDHIDLIANVPVRNVGTIAGNLSIKHQNVEFPSDLFLILETVGAKLKIAESATKYSTVSVAEYLNVDMRHKIILNVVLPLLDQKEYTFRSYKIMPRSQNAHAYVNAAFLLKLNGGKILSARLCFGGINPQFIHATETEQLLIGKDLHTNETIQEAAYSLSTELNPDWVLPDATPEYRRNLAVSLFYKFVIGTCPSYIVKPEYVSGAGILKRPVSHGTQEYDSNKDKYPLTQNVPKYEGLIQCSGELEYINDLLPLKNELWAAFVQATEIHSTVESIDVSDAMSISGVRHFFSAKDIPGVNNFMPPSVIEFMGPAEVEETFLSANNPVLYYGQPVGIILADSFQIANQAAKRVKISYNPREDNKQIITTLHDAHEKKAANRYRPIPPCKITPKITDVDTSNCKKVVGTLDLGTQYHFTMEPQTTICLPAEDGITVMCATQWVEFIQVAVATTLNIRSNDVNMQLRRIGGGYGAKASRSAQVACACAVACKLTNRPVRFVLTMEANMETVGKRLALLSEYDIDVDDDGKIMKMTNQFAQDFGCSLNEKVIFTTVQHMTNCYSVDTWNVSCMMAVTDSPSHTFCRAPGSTEGIAMTETIMEHISRVTGKDPLSVRLANMPEKHQMRTMLPNFLEDIGFYARKAEIDEFNRNNRWRKRGISFVPMDYHLHYFGMYPVFVAIYSDDGSVAITHGGIEMGQGINTKVAQVAAHILQIPMSLVSIKRMDNVVAANGFLTAISIASEAVCFGVKKACEELLERMRPVREQLGNPEWKPLVRECHRKMIDLSCKSTFHKDEVKEYSIYGCSCAEVEVDLLTGNVQLKRVDILEDTGESMSPGIDVGQVEGSFVMGLGYWLSENIIYGTEKGELLTNRSWSYKPPGAKDIPVDFRVKFLRNSSNTCGVLRSKSTGEPPLCMAIVAIFALRYAIESGRRDAGLQDEWFHLGAPSTPEVIFLSAGNSIDNYRLN; from the exons ATGAGTGTGATATTTGTTATCAATGGAACGTTGTACGAAG TCAATTCGTCAACTGTTCCCATTGACACGAGCTTGAACACTTTCATTCGAACAAAAGCGGAATTAAGTGGAACGAAATTCATGTGCTTAGAAGGTGGTTGCGGAGCGTGTGTAGTGTCGGTTACAGGAATTCATCCAGTTACTAAAGAAGAAAAGACCTGGGCCGTGAATTCC TGTCTGTTTCCAGTATTTGCATGCCATGGTATGAGTATAACAACAGTCGAAGGAATAGGTAATAGAAAAGATGGATACCATCTAATTCAGCAGAGGTTGGCTTACCTTAATGGTACTCAGTGCGGCTATTGTACTCCCGGCATGGTTATGAATATGTACAGTTTGTTGGAATCGAAAAACGGTAAGGTTTCGATGGAAGAAGTGGAGAATTCATTCGGTGGAAATATATGTCGTTGTACCGGCTACCGACCTATACTGGATGCATTTAAAACGTTTTGCTATGATGCCGATAAGAAGCTGATGGATGCTTGTGTG GATATTGAAGATTTGAAGATATGTTCCAAAACAGGCAGTCCGTGCGCTGGCCTTTGCCATAAAACGTCGTcggaaaaattgttgaatatttcattcaatgaCGAAAGACAGTGGTACAAGGTCGCTAGCATCGACCAAGTTTTTTCAATCTTCGAAAAATTGACTAACGAACCATATATGCTAGTCGCAGGAAACACAGCACATG GAGTGTATcgtcgaaatgagaacataCAAGTATTTATTGAGCTAAACGGTGTTGAGGCACTGCGATCACATTCCATTGGTAATGATAATGTTACGCTTGGCGCAAATATGAGTCTTACCGAAACAATGGAAGTTTTGAAGAAAGCGTCTTGTCGCTCCGGTTTTCATTACCTCAAGTATTTTGTGGACCACATTGACTTGATTGCAAACGTTCCAGTTCGAAAC GTTGGAACTATCGCAGGAAATTTGAGTATTAAACATCAGAACGTTGAATTTCCATCCGATTTGTTCTTGATTTTGGAAACTGTGGGCGCTAAACTGAAGATAGCAGAAAGTGCTACGAAATACAGTACCGTTTCTGTGGCAGAGTACCTAAATGTGGACATGcgtcataaaataattttgaatgtaGTGTTGCCGTTACTCGACCAGAAAGAGTACACCTTCAGATCGTACAAA ATAATGCCGCGTTCTCAAAACGCTCATGCCTATGTAAATGCAGCTTTTCTGTTGAAACTGAATGGTGGCAAAATTTTGTCGGCTCGCTTATGTTTCGGCGGCATTAATCCTCAGTTCATCCATGCCACTGAAACGGAACAGCTCCTGATTGGAAAAGATTTACATACGAACGAAACAATACAAGAAGCGGCCTACTCACTATCAACCGAATTAAATCCAGATTGGGTTCTCCCCGACGCAACACCGGAATATAGGCGAAATTTGGCCGTATCCCTGTTTTACAAATTCGTGATCGGCACATGTCCCTCATACATTGTTAAGCCCGAGTATGTGAGCGGTGCCGGAATTTTGAAGCGTCCTGTGTCACACGGAACACAAGAGTATGATTCAAACAAAGATAAATATCCGTTAACCCAAAACGTTCCGAAGTATGAAGGATTGATTCAATGCTCTGGTGAACTGGAATATATAAACGATTTGCTTCCGTTGAAGAATGAACTTTGGGCAGCCTTTGTTCAAGCCACCGAAATACATTCGACCGTCGAAAGTATTGATGTATCAGATGCAATG AGCATTTCAGGCGTACGACACTTTTTCTCTGCGAAAGACATACCCGGAGTGAATAATTTCATGCCACCGTCGGTGATTGAATTTATGGGTCCAGCAGAAGTTGAAGAGACATTCTTGAGCGCTAACAATCCGGTTTTGTATTATGGGCAACCAGTTGGCATTATACTTGCTGATTCGTTTCAAATTGCTAATCAGGCCGCAAAGAGAgtaaaaatttcttacaaCCCCAGAGAGGACA ACAAGCAAATAATCACGACTCTTCATGACGCTCATGAGAAGAAGGCTGCTAACCGATACAGGCCTATACCACCATGTAAAATAACACCAAAAATAACTGATGTCGACACCAGTAACTGTAAGAAAGTTGTTGGAACTTTGGACCTGGGCACCCAATACCATTTCACGATGGAACCACAAACAACAATTTGTTTACCAGCCGAAGATGGTATTACGGTTATGTGTGCTACACAATGGGTGGAATTCATTCAAGTAGCTGTGGCCACTACTCTCAATATTCGAAGTAATGATGTTAACATGCAATTGAGACGTATTGGTGGTGGATATGGTGCTAAGGCTAGTAGATCTGCCCAAGTTGCATGCGCAT GCGCTGTTGCTTGTAAGCTTACCAATCGTCCAGTTAGATTCGTTTTGACAATGGAAGCGAATATGGAAACTGTCGGGAAGCGACTTGCATTGCTAAGCGAATACGACATCGATGTTGATGATGATGGaaagataatgaaaatgacgaatcaatTCGCTCAAGATTTCGGATGTTCGTTGAACGAAAAAGTGATATTCACCACTGTTCAGCACATGACGAACTGCTATTCAGTCGATACGTGGAATGTGTCATG CATGATGGCTGTTACCGATTCACCAAGTCATACTTTCTGCAGAGCGCCAGGCTCTACGGAAGGTATAGCGATGACAGAGACCATTATGGAGCACATTAGTCGAGTAACTG GTAAAGACCCGTTGTCCGTTCGGTTAGCCAACATGCCGGAAAAACATCAAATGAGAACGATGCTGCCAAATTTCCTTGAGGATATCG GTTTCTATGCTCGCAAAGCTGAAATCGACGAGTTCAATCGTAACAATCGGTGGCGTAAACGTGGTATTTCGTTTGTGCCAATGGATTATCATCTGCACTACTTCGGTATGTATCCCGTGTTTGTGGCCATTTACAGTGACGATGGTTCGGTTGCTATCACTCACGGTGGTATCGAAATGGGTCAAGGTATAAATACTAAGGTGGCCCAAGTTGCCGCCCATATTTTGCAAATTCCAATGAGTTTGGTTAGCATCAAAAGAATGGACAACGTAGTGGCTGCTAATGGTTTTCTCACGGCGATAAGCATTGCGAGCGAAGCCGTATGCTTTGGAGTCAAGAAAGCTTGCGAGGAATTGTTGGAACGAATGCGGCCGGTACGGGAACAACTCGGAAATCCTGAATGGAAACCGCTAGTACGAGAATGTCATCGTAAAATGATCGATTTGAGTTGTAAATCGACGTTCCACAAGGACGAGGTTAAAGAGTATTCCATTTATGGATGCAGCTGTGCCGAAGTTGAAGTAGATTTGTTAACTGGAAACGTCCAATTGAAACGGGTTGATATACTGGAGGATACTGGCGAGAGTATGAGTCCTGGCATAGATGTGGGTCAGGTGGAAGGGTCATTTGTTATGGGCCTTGGTTACTGGTTGAGTGAGAACATAATTTACGGTACAGAAAAGGGCGAATTACTAACGAACCGCTCATGGTCATATAAACCGCCCGGTGCAAAAGACATCCCCGTTGATTTTCGTGTCAAGTTCTTGAGGAACAGCTCAAACACATGCGGAGTCTTGCGGTCGAAAT CAACCGGCGAGCCGCCTTTATGTATGGCCATCGTTGCAATTTTCGCTCTAAGATACGCAATAGAATCGGGGCGAAGGGATGCTGGACTTCAAGACGAATGGTTTCATTTGG GTGCTCCATCAACACCGGAAGTAATTTTCTTGAGTGCTGGTAACTCAATCGATAACTATCGACTTAATTAG